A stretch of the Teredinibacter haidensis genome encodes the following:
- a CDS encoding DUF6635 family protein, translating to MADKQNSIELNSVITEATRHYFESCRARIPGFIHRHFQYPGAWHTNRVALGLDIVRAPLNLFWAPVYALISFIKYLLHRKGYLSLASLLGKVPDGATTQVQKHLAKLIYSDLLQLDCEQSSLEVHIAAALEERYNESHPSINQQKIFAQRIGPLVHQALLQYRITRTASSDITNSIASTLVGAFAFHKFTPGGIGIGLILAAIIAKATAVNEFFLGRNIGYFYYALLPPEPSLELKAWSLLAVLAVLSAFASFSGLITDPLQSVTRLHHQRLHKMINHLEKDFLEEANNSFRPKDQYVARILDMFDVIKPHL from the coding sequence ATGGCCGACAAGCAAAATTCGATAGAGCTCAACAGTGTGATTACCGAGGCAACACGACACTATTTTGAAAGTTGTCGAGCTCGCATACCCGGCTTTATTCATCGCCATTTCCAGTACCCCGGCGCCTGGCACACCAACCGAGTTGCATTGGGGCTCGATATTGTTAGGGCTCCACTAAACCTCTTCTGGGCGCCAGTCTATGCACTTATCAGTTTTATTAAGTATCTGCTTCACCGCAAAGGTTATCTAAGCCTTGCCAGCCTGCTAGGGAAAGTACCCGACGGCGCTACCACACAAGTCCAAAAGCACCTCGCCAAACTCATTTATTCCGACCTGCTTCAACTTGATTGCGAACAATCGTCCCTTGAAGTACACATTGCGGCGGCACTAGAAGAGCGCTACAACGAAAGCCACCCCAGCATTAACCAGCAGAAAATATTTGCCCAAAGAATCGGCCCCCTTGTTCACCAAGCACTTCTCCAGTATCGCATCACCCGCACGGCATCGTCTGATATTACCAACTCCATTGCCAGCACTCTCGTGGGAGCTTTTGCTTTCCATAAGTTTACGCCAGGAGGAATTGGAATAGGCCTAATACTGGCGGCGATTATCGCCAAAGCCACCGCTGTAAATGAATTTTTTTTAGGCAGGAATATAGGGTATTTTTACTACGCGCTACTCCCACCAGAACCGTCGTTAGAGCTCAAAGCATGGAGTCTTTTGGCCGTGTTAGCGGTACTCTCTGCTTTCGCTTCGTTTTCCGGATTAATAACAGACCCCCTTCAGTCAGTCACTCGACTACATCACCAGCGCTTGCATAAAATGATCAATCACCTGGAAAAGGATTTTCTGGAAGAAGCCAACAACAGCTTTCGACCCAAGGATCAGTACGTGGCCCGTATACTGGATATGTTTGATGTGATAAAGCCGCACCTTTAA
- a CDS encoding fumarate reductase flavoprotein subunit: MKTIYTDALVIGGGLAGLRAAIGVRRQGHEVIVLSLVPPKRSHSAAAQGGMQASLGNANKGEGDNEDIHFIDTVRGSDWGCDQDVARMFVNTAPKAVRELAAWGVPWGRIERGSHEHVIDGKPVALTERDESHGMIAARNFGGTQKWRTCYVSDGTGHSMLYTMSNQAVAEKIQVHERMEAISLIHEDGRCYGAVVRNLMTGELVTYVAKATCIATGGYGRIYRATTNAVINEGMGTAIALETGVASLGNMEAVQFHPTGIFPAGILVTEGCRGDGGLLLDRDLHRFMPDYEPEKKELASRDVVSRWMEHHIQSGKGVQSRFGEHLWLDIRLLGKKHIEGKLREVKEICEYFLGVNPVKDLIPVRPCQHYSMGGVRTDFRGESPTLKGLFAAGEAACWDMHGFNRLGGNSVAETAVAGMIVGEYMADYVGSADNDIKVSTALIREAHDKQASRLAGYCNSDGNENAFHIMRSMQELMSSNVGIFRHGDKLQEAVSGLKELAQRARNIKVKSSARGGNPDLVAAYRVESMLRLSLCVAQGALAREESRGAHFREDFKLRNDKDWLSRTLATWDMKNDSMPTLNYEPLDVMKMELPPGWRGYGAKDRVDHPNTEARQAEVDAIQAKYEGGNRFEAQEVLMSFEDKLPDSLRGRNARIGEDENGQSASASK, encoded by the coding sequence ATGAAAACGATTTATACCGATGCCTTGGTAATAGGTGGTGGTCTGGCGGGCTTGCGCGCAGCGATCGGCGTTCGCCGTCAGGGCCATGAAGTCATCGTTCTTAGCTTGGTACCTCCCAAAAGGTCTCACTCTGCAGCTGCCCAAGGCGGTATGCAGGCTAGCCTGGGTAATGCCAATAAGGGTGAAGGCGATAACGAAGACATTCATTTTATCGATACTGTGCGGGGCAGTGACTGGGGTTGTGACCAGGATGTTGCTCGTATGTTTGTGAATACCGCACCAAAAGCTGTTCGTGAGTTGGCTGCCTGGGGGGTTCCCTGGGGTCGAATAGAGCGCGGCAGCCACGAACATGTGATTGATGGAAAGCCGGTAGCCTTGACGGAGCGTGACGAGTCTCACGGCATGATTGCCGCCCGTAACTTCGGTGGTACGCAGAAATGGCGTACCTGCTATGTATCGGATGGTACCGGCCACTCTATGCTCTATACCATGAGTAACCAGGCTGTCGCCGAAAAAATTCAAGTCCATGAACGTATGGAAGCCATCTCATTAATTCACGAAGATGGTCGTTGTTACGGTGCGGTCGTACGCAACCTGATGACGGGTGAGTTGGTTACCTATGTCGCCAAGGCCACCTGTATCGCGACAGGCGGCTACGGTCGAATCTATCGCGCTACGACTAACGCGGTTATCAACGAAGGTATGGGTACGGCTATAGCCCTCGAAACCGGTGTTGCTTCACTAGGGAATATGGAAGCTGTTCAATTCCATCCCACCGGTATTTTCCCTGCAGGTATCCTGGTAACGGAAGGCTGTCGCGGTGATGGTGGGCTGCTGCTCGACCGCGACCTTCATCGTTTTATGCCCGATTACGAGCCGGAGAAAAAAGAACTGGCTTCGCGCGATGTGGTGTCTCGTTGGATGGAGCACCATATTCAGTCTGGAAAAGGGGTTCAGTCTCGCTTTGGTGAGCACCTGTGGTTGGATATTCGCTTGCTGGGCAAAAAACATATTGAGGGCAAACTGCGCGAAGTGAAGGAAATTTGTGAGTACTTCCTTGGTGTAAATCCGGTTAAAGATTTAATTCCTGTTCGTCCTTGCCAGCATTACTCCATGGGCGGTGTACGCACCGACTTCCGCGGTGAGTCTCCTACTCTTAAAGGCCTATTCGCCGCCGGTGAAGCCGCCTGTTGGGATATGCACGGATTTAACCGCTTAGGAGGCAATTCCGTAGCCGAGACCGCAGTGGCTGGTATGATTGTTGGTGAATATATGGCCGACTATGTGGGTAGTGCAGACAACGATATCAAAGTGTCCACCGCACTGATTCGCGAAGCGCACGACAAGCAGGCCAGTCGCCTAGCAGGATACTGCAATAGCGATGGCAACGAAAATGCCTTCCATATTATGCGTTCAATGCAGGAGTTGATGAGCTCCAACGTGGGTATCTTCCGACACGGTGACAAACTACAGGAAGCCGTAAGCGGCTTAAAAGAGCTTGCTCAGCGTGCGCGCAATATTAAAGTGAAAAGTTCCGCTCGCGGTGGCAATCCGGACTTGGTGGCGGCTTACCGTGTGGAAAGTATGCTGCGCTTGAGCCTCTGTGTTGCTCAGGGTGCTCTTGCTCGTGAAGAGAGCCGAGGAGCTCACTTCCGCGAAGATTTCAAACTGCGTAACGATAAAGACTGGTTGAGCCGAACTTTGGCGACCTGGGATATGAAAAATGATTCCATGCCCACGCTCAACTACGAGCCGTTGGATGTGATGAAAATGGAGCTCCCTCCGGGTTGGCGTGGTTACGGCGCAAAAGATCGTGTTGACCACCCGAATACGGAAGCGCGTCAGGCTGAAGTTGATGCGATTCAAGCCAAGTATGAAGGTGGTAACCGCTTTGAAGCGCAGGAAGTACTGATGTCCTTCGAAGATAAGCTGCCGGATAGTTTGCGTGGTCGCAATGCGCGAATCGGTGAAGATGAAAATGGCCAGTCGGCTTCAGCAAGCAAATAA
- the petA gene encoding ubiquinol-cytochrome c reductase iron-sulfur subunit, translating into MSNDGVNKGRRRVLTALTSAVGAAGAVGVAVPFIGSWNPSAKAKAAGAPVEVNISKIAPGQMITVEWRGKPVYVFRRTPEALASLKTVEDRLRDPSSEKSNQPEYVKNDTRAQKGKEDIAVLLGLCTHLGCAPTYRPEVGAEDLGGDEWIGGFFCRCHGSKFDLAGRVFQGVPAPINLEIPPYKFLSDTVLLIGEDQEA; encoded by the coding sequence ATGAGTAATGACGGTGTGAATAAGGGGCGTCGCCGGGTGTTGACCGCGCTAACGTCCGCAGTAGGTGCTGCTGGCGCGGTTGGCGTGGCGGTTCCATTTATTGGGTCCTGGAATCCAAGCGCGAAAGCTAAAGCTGCGGGTGCACCCGTGGAAGTGAATATTTCCAAGATAGCTCCCGGTCAGATGATTACAGTGGAATGGCGCGGTAAACCCGTGTATGTCTTCCGTCGTACCCCTGAGGCCCTGGCGAGCTTGAAGACTGTTGAAGACCGTTTGCGCGATCCTTCTTCGGAAAAGTCTAATCAGCCCGAGTATGTTAAAAACGATACGCGTGCGCAGAAAGGCAAAGAGGATATTGCCGTTCTGCTGGGTCTCTGTACTCATCTAGGTTGTGCGCCAACCTACCGCCCGGAAGTCGGCGCGGAAGATTTAGGTGGTGATGAATGGATTGGAGGTTTCTTCTGCCGCTGTCACGGTTCTAAATTTGATTTGGCTGGCCGAGTGTTTCAAGGTGTACCTGCGCCCATTAATCTGGAAATCCCACCCTATAAATTCCTGAGTGACACTGTGTTGCTTATCGGCGAAGATCAGGAGGCTTAA
- the zapE gene encoding cell division protein ZapE — translation MPETPLSRYQRDLLRDGFVADAAQLNAVNQLNRLYHQLIETQDRCFWSKRNNGGVLARALRSMGLGRRAKLEVKGLYFWGGVGRGKTYLMDIFFESLPFKAKLRTHFHRFMRRVHQELGSLKGQQNPLDIVADRFAAEARVICFDEFFVVDITDAMILAKLLEHLFARGVVLVATSNIEPKGLYENGLQRVRFLPAIDLLNQQTDVVNVDGGVDYRLRTLEKAALFYDATKRDTQAQLRSCFDDLAPNVNVVKQGIALEVEGRAIVARFVADDIAWFDFAELCDGPRSQNDYIELAREFHAVIVDGVPTFTAGIDDQARRFIYLVDEFYDRNVKLIISAESTIQQLYQDGRLSFEFQRTVSRLQEMQSKEYLARAHRP, via the coding sequence ATGCCGGAAACACCTCTCAGTCGATATCAACGAGACTTGCTACGCGATGGCTTTGTGGCGGATGCCGCACAGCTGAATGCCGTGAATCAACTCAACCGTCTTTATCATCAGTTGATTGAGACGCAGGATCGTTGCTTCTGGTCGAAGCGTAATAACGGAGGGGTTCTTGCCCGAGCCCTTCGGTCGATGGGGCTGGGTCGCCGGGCCAAGCTCGAAGTGAAGGGTCTGTACTTTTGGGGGGGGGTTGGTCGTGGCAAGACCTATCTGATGGATATTTTTTTCGAGAGCCTGCCTTTCAAGGCCAAATTACGTACGCATTTCCATCGTTTTATGCGCAGGGTTCACCAGGAGCTTGGTAGTTTGAAAGGGCAGCAGAACCCGCTGGACATTGTTGCAGATAGATTCGCTGCAGAAGCAAGGGTTATTTGCTTTGACGAGTTTTTTGTTGTCGATATTACCGATGCCATGATTCTGGCTAAGCTGCTTGAGCACCTCTTTGCTCGAGGCGTGGTTTTGGTGGCGACGTCCAATATTGAACCTAAGGGCTTGTATGAGAATGGCTTGCAGCGCGTTCGGTTTTTGCCGGCGATCGATCTGCTAAATCAGCAAACGGATGTGGTGAATGTCGATGGAGGGGTCGATTATCGCTTACGCACACTGGAAAAAGCAGCACTCTTTTACGATGCTACAAAGCGTGACACGCAAGCGCAGTTGCGAAGCTGTTTCGACGATTTAGCGCCCAATGTTAATGTGGTTAAGCAAGGTATCGCTTTGGAGGTTGAGGGGCGGGCGATTGTTGCGCGCTTCGTCGCTGATGATATCGCCTGGTTTGACTTTGCCGAGCTGTGTGATGGCCCGCGGTCGCAGAACGACTATATTGAGTTGGCCCGGGAGTTCCATGCCGTTATCGTCGATGGAGTTCCTACTTTTACGGCTGGGATCGACGACCAAGCAAGGCGCTTTATTTATTTGGTCGATGAGTTTTATGATCGCAACGTCAAGCTAATAATTTCTGCGGAAAGCACTATTCAGCAGTTATATCAGGATGGCCGCTTGTCCTTTGAGTTCCAAAGAACCGTTAGTCGACTGCAGGAAATGCAAAGTAAAGAATACCTCGCCAGAGCGCATCGCCCGTAG
- a CDS encoding S1C family serine protease, producing MNTLFRAFTYLRWPVLIGLLCALAVLALFPELKNSSSNRTISNRPLLESLSPSDVNGWQGPISYARAVARAAPAVVNIYTRKQVSIRRHPLFDDPLFRHYFNNSDIPRQQRMQSARGSGVIVSKEGYILTNNHVINGVDEIVVALADGREARAELKGVNSKSDLAVLKIDLDNLNPIAIGSPDTTMVGDVVLAIGNAFGMGQTVTQGIVSATRRRGFNIAAFENFIQTDAAINPGNSGGALIDAHGNLLGINTANLDQGGAAGGIGFAIPVDTAIQTLNDIVEFGRVVRGWLGVEAQSLSPQLAQSFSLNSTNGVLVTHVYNDGPADKAGLRPGDVIVRINNQMVGDGRWGQQEIGESRPGDTVSIEVMRQGKVQTFEAVLAFEPITS from the coding sequence ATGAACACACTTTTCAGAGCATTTACCTACCTTCGGTGGCCAGTACTTATTGGCCTTCTTTGTGCTCTAGCGGTACTGGCGCTGTTCCCAGAACTTAAAAACAGCTCCAGCAATCGCACAATCAGCAACCGCCCCCTCCTGGAATCACTTTCCCCCTCTGACGTTAACGGCTGGCAGGGGCCTATTTCATACGCCCGAGCAGTGGCCCGGGCAGCTCCGGCGGTGGTCAATATTTATACCCGCAAACAGGTGAGTATTCGTAGACACCCACTATTTGACGATCCATTATTTCGCCACTATTTCAACAATTCAGATATCCCTCGCCAACAGCGCATGCAATCCGCCCGTGGCTCCGGCGTTATTGTCAGCAAGGAAGGCTACATACTGACCAATAACCATGTTATCAACGGCGTTGACGAAATAGTGGTAGCACTTGCCGATGGTCGAGAAGCCCGTGCGGAACTTAAGGGTGTAAACAGTAAAAGTGATCTCGCCGTACTCAAGATCGACCTCGACAACCTCAACCCCATTGCCATTGGCTCGCCGGATACCACGATGGTCGGCGATGTTGTACTCGCTATTGGCAACGCCTTCGGCATGGGGCAAACCGTCACCCAAGGCATTGTCAGTGCAACCCGGCGTCGCGGTTTTAATATCGCTGCGTTTGAGAACTTTATTCAAACCGATGCAGCTATCAATCCTGGTAATTCTGGTGGAGCCCTAATCGACGCTCACGGCAACCTACTGGGCATCAACACCGCTAACCTCGATCAGGGTGGAGCGGCTGGCGGCATCGGATTCGCAATTCCTGTCGATACCGCGATTCAAACACTTAACGACATTGTTGAATTTGGGCGGGTGGTACGCGGCTGGCTCGGCGTAGAAGCCCAGTCACTTTCGCCACAACTTGCGCAATCGTTCAGTCTCAATTCCACCAACGGCGTTTTAGTCACCCACGTATATAACGATGGACCCGCAGACAAAGCAGGCCTGCGACCTGGAGATGTGATTGTCCGAATTAATAATCAAATGGTGGGAGATGGCCGCTGGGGGCAACAGGAAATTGGCGAATCCCGGCCCGGCGATACGGTATCTATTGAGGTTATGCGTCAGGGCAAAGTACAAACATTTGAAGCCGTTTTAGCGTTTGAACCTATTACAAGTTAA
- a CDS encoding YhcB family protein: MFSLEILVMVSAIVFCVGGLLGAVISRTLMPPEQQKELEKSLQLTRQELNQYQQDVAQHFAETSKLVHNLTQSYKDVHEHLAKGAVQLTNSEISRQILEAGESTLGIEVGNSIEEVQPQAPRDWAPKTPGQTGTLSEEYGLSDDPSQTETNETFYPGKTGS, from the coding sequence TTGTTTTCGCTTGAAATTCTTGTCATGGTCAGCGCCATTGTTTTCTGTGTAGGTGGCCTGTTGGGAGCAGTAATCAGTCGCACACTGATGCCGCCAGAGCAGCAAAAAGAGCTAGAGAAAAGCCTGCAACTGACCCGCCAGGAACTTAATCAATACCAGCAAGACGTCGCTCAGCACTTTGCCGAAACATCCAAGCTGGTTCACAACCTGACCCAGAGCTATAAGGACGTACATGAACACCTAGCGAAAGGCGCAGTCCAGCTAACCAATTCGGAAATCAGTCGACAAATTCTCGAAGCAGGAGAAAGTACGCTGGGCATTGAAGTCGGCAATTCCATCGAAGAAGTACAACCGCAAGCCCCTCGCGATTGGGCACCCAAGACGCCTGGACAGACCGGCACCCTAAGCGAAGAGTACGGCCTGAGCGATGACCCTTCGCAGACAGAGACAAATGAGACCTTTTATCCAGGCAAAACCGGTAGCTAA
- the rplM gene encoding 50S ribosomal protein L13, translating into MKTISAKPETVKRDWYIVDADGKTLGRMASEIAHRLRGKHKPEYTPHVDTGDYIVVVNAEKVRVTGNKAKGKMYHHHTGYIGGLKSISFEKLIIKAPERTIESAVKGMLPKGPLGRAMFKKLKVYAGDVHPHTAQQPQELNI; encoded by the coding sequence ATGAAGACTATTAGTGCCAAACCTGAAACAGTTAAACGCGACTGGTACATCGTTGATGCTGACGGCAAAACTCTGGGTCGAATGGCCTCAGAGATCGCTCACCGCTTGCGCGGTAAGCATAAGCCTGAGTACACGCCTCACGTAGACACCGGCGATTACATCGTCGTTGTTAACGCTGAGAAAGTGCGTGTCACAGGTAATAAAGCCAAAGGCAAGATGTACCACCACCACACCGGTTATATCGGTGGCCTGAAATCCATCAGTTTCGAAAAACTGATCATTAAAGCTCCTGAGCGCACCATCGAATCTGCCGTAAAAGGCATGTTGCCGAAAGGCCCACTCGGTCGTGCAATGTTCAAAAAATTGAAGGTTTACGCCGGCGATGTGCATCCGCATACCGCCCAGCAGCCTCAAGAACTCAACATATAA
- a CDS encoding ubiquinol-cytochrome c reductase: MMNLLTGLWNWIDARLPVQRAWDTHMAKYYAPKNFNFWYFFGVLSLLVLVNQLLTGVWLTMSYTPTAEGAFASVEYIMRDVPYGWLIRYMHSTGASAFFLVVYLHMFRGLMYGSYKNPRELVWIFGMVIYVALMAEAFLGYVLPWGQMSYWGAQVIVNLFGAIPYVGEDLVQWIRGDYLISGATLNRFFALHVVAVPIVLLALVVLHLLALHEVGSNNPDGVEIKKNKDENGIPLDGVAFHPYYTVHDLVGITVFLFAFCGVIFFAPEMSGYFLEHANFEQANNLKTPEHIAPVWYFTPFYAILRAVTFDLGGVFTSKLLGFMAMGLAIVMLFFLPWLDRSPVKSIRYKGTFSRVALIIFAATFVVLGYLGLKAPSPGRTALAQICTVIYFAYFIGMPFWTKMEKTLPEPERVQKKGLSMPLVLGGLALFLVLVFASISAVASTGGACGAVPCDHFEADLSDKESLQRGAKFFANYCMGCHSAQYSRYERVADDLEIPNELMLENLVFSDQKIGELMTISMAADKSKQWLGATPPDLTLVTRARSSEWVHTFLRSFYKDESRPTGVNNKVFASVGMPHVLLELQGLPECAAGDKLDSHGHVVRNDMGQAMKTSCGSLKVVDIKGSLTAEEYDEVVYDLVNFMTYLSEPVADSRVRIGIYVFLFLVVLLVFTWLLNREYWKDVH; the protein is encoded by the coding sequence ATGATGAACTTGCTTACTGGCTTGTGGAATTGGATCGACGCCCGTTTACCCGTGCAGCGCGCATGGGATACGCATATGGCAAAATATTACGCACCCAAGAATTTTAATTTTTGGTATTTCTTTGGCGTTCTCTCTTTGCTTGTTCTGGTTAACCAGCTGCTTACCGGCGTTTGGCTCACCATGAGTTATACGCCTACTGCTGAAGGTGCGTTTGCGTCTGTCGAGTACATTATGCGCGATGTGCCCTACGGTTGGCTGATTCGCTATATGCACTCTACGGGTGCTTCCGCCTTCTTTCTCGTGGTATACCTACACATGTTTCGGGGCTTGATGTACGGTTCGTACAAAAACCCACGTGAGCTGGTATGGATTTTCGGTATGGTGATCTACGTCGCCCTGATGGCAGAAGCCTTCCTGGGTTATGTACTTCCGTGGGGGCAAATGTCCTATTGGGGAGCTCAGGTTATTGTTAATCTGTTTGGAGCTATTCCCTACGTAGGTGAAGATCTGGTGCAATGGATTCGCGGCGATTATCTAATTTCCGGTGCAACCTTGAACCGCTTCTTCGCACTTCATGTGGTTGCGGTACCCATTGTGCTGCTTGCGCTGGTGGTTTTGCATCTGCTTGCTTTGCACGAGGTGGGGTCTAACAATCCCGATGGCGTAGAGATAAAAAAGAACAAAGATGAGAATGGTATCCCGTTAGATGGTGTTGCTTTCCACCCCTATTACACCGTCCATGATTTGGTCGGTATTACCGTTTTTCTTTTCGCTTTTTGTGGTGTAATTTTCTTTGCTCCCGAAATGAGCGGCTACTTCCTGGAGCACGCCAACTTCGAGCAGGCCAATAACCTGAAGACGCCAGAACACATTGCGCCAGTTTGGTATTTCACACCCTTCTACGCCATTCTACGCGCGGTAACCTTTGATTTGGGTGGGGTATTCACCTCTAAGCTTCTGGGCTTTATGGCAATGGGCTTGGCAATTGTTATGTTGTTCTTTCTACCTTGGCTGGATCGCAGCCCGGTGAAATCCATTCGCTACAAAGGGACCTTTAGTCGTGTCGCCCTGATTATCTTCGCCGCTACGTTTGTAGTGCTGGGTTATCTCGGTCTGAAGGCACCAAGTCCCGGCCGCACTGCGCTGGCTCAAATTTGCACCGTTATTTACTTCGCCTACTTCATTGGTATGCCTTTCTGGACCAAGATGGAAAAAACACTGCCCGAGCCTGAGCGTGTTCAGAAGAAGGGTTTGTCAATGCCGCTGGTCCTAGGCGGCCTAGCCTTGTTCCTTGTATTGGTATTTGCGTCCATTAGCGCGGTGGCCTCTACCGGTGGTGCTTGTGGCGCTGTTCCCTGTGATCACTTTGAAGCAGACCTGAGCGATAAAGAATCTTTACAGCGTGGAGCCAAGTTTTTTGCCAACTACTGTATGGGGTGTCATTCCGCTCAGTATTCTCGCTACGAGCGTGTGGCCGACGATCTGGAAATTCCGAATGAATTGATGCTGGAGAATCTTGTTTTCAGCGATCAAAAAATTGGTGAATTGATGACCATTTCCATGGCTGCGGATAAGTCTAAGCAGTGGCTGGGTGCGACCCCTCCTGACTTAACTCTCGTTACTCGGGCTCGCTCATCTGAGTGGGTACATACTTTCCTGCGCAGTTTTTACAAAGACGAAAGTCGTCCTACCGGTGTTAACAACAAAGTTTTTGCCAGTGTGGGGATGCCTCACGTGCTACTGGAGCTGCAGGGTTTACCTGAGTGTGCTGCGGGCGACAAACTAGATAGCCATGGGCACGTTGTTCGCAATGATATGGGCCAGGCAATGAAAACCTCCTGCGGTAGTCTAAAGGTGGTTGATATCAAAGGCAGCCTGACTGCAGAAGAGTATGATGAAGTCGTGTACGACTTGGTTAATTTTATGACGTACCTGTCAGAGCCCGTAGCTGATTCGCGCGTACGCATTGGTATTTATGTGTTTCTCTTTCTAGTCGTGCTGTTGGTATTCACCTGGTTACTCAACCGTGAGTATTGGAAAGATGTACACTAA
- a CDS encoding glutathione S-transferase N-terminal domain-containing protein: MGVVTKRSSMTYFSDGRDHYSHRVRIVLAEKGVTVDVVEVDPSNIPAELSEINPYNSLPTLVDRELTLYETSVMMEYLDERFPHPPLLPVYPVARAESRQFIYRIENDWCPLVKVLAHSNNKEAIAVAAKDLKDSLVAIAPIFGEKPFFMSDEFTLVDCCLAPILWRLDAYGVQLPNTRQVTPLLEYMDRIFRRGSFQESLTELEREMRPEFG; this comes from the coding sequence ATGGGAGTTGTAACAAAGCGCTCATCCATGACCTACTTTTCTGACGGCCGTGATCATTACAGCCATCGAGTGCGGATTGTGTTGGCAGAAAAGGGGGTAACAGTTGATGTTGTTGAAGTCGACCCATCGAATATTCCCGCTGAACTTAGCGAGATTAACCCGTATAACTCTCTGCCAACCCTCGTCGACCGCGAACTTACGTTGTATGAAACCAGCGTAATGATGGAGTACCTGGATGAGCGTTTCCCTCATCCACCGCTACTGCCGGTGTACCCAGTTGCGCGAGCAGAAAGCCGCCAGTTTATCTACCGCATAGAAAATGATTGGTGTCCGTTGGTTAAAGTGCTGGCTCATTCAAATAACAAGGAAGCTATTGCGGTAGCGGCCAAAGACCTGAAGGATAGTTTAGTGGCAATTGCCCCTATCTTTGGTGAAAAGCCATTCTTTATGAGTGATGAGTTCACTTTGGTCGATTGTTGTCTCGCACCGATTTTGTGGCGTTTAGATGCTTATGGCGTGCAGTTGCCGAATACTCGACAGGTGACACCTTTGTTAGAGTATATGGATCGCATATTCCGCCGCGGGTCGTTCCAGGAAAGCCTGACCGAGTTGGAGCGCGAAATGCGCCCGGAATTTGGTTAA
- a CDS encoding fumarate reductase iron-sulfur subunit, which yields MNTIPVTEIDAQQGEYRKLTVNIFRHNPEDPNSVPHFDTFEVEEADSMTLFILLNEIREDMDPSLQFDFVCRAGICGSCAMLVNGRPKLACRTLTKELPAVMNLAPLPGFELIGDLSVNTGKWMRNMSEHLETWIHNKEQERDFCDVEEKMEPELADKIYELERCVECGCCIAACGTAQMRSDFVGAVGINQLARFRLDPRDDRSDADFYEVIGTEDGVFGCMTLLGCEDMCPKELPLAQQIAFMRRKMALAN from the coding sequence GTGAATACTATTCCCGTTACTGAAATTGATGCTCAGCAAGGCGAATATCGCAAATTGACCGTCAATATCTTCCGCCACAACCCGGAAGACCCAAACAGTGTGCCTCACTTCGATACTTTCGAAGTCGAAGAGGCTGATTCCATGACGTTGTTTATTTTGCTTAACGAAATTCGTGAAGATATGGATCCAAGTCTACAGTTCGACTTCGTTTGTCGAGCGGGTATCTGTGGTAGTTGTGCGATGCTGGTTAACGGTAGGCCGAAGTTGGCCTGTCGAACATTGACTAAAGAGCTACCGGCCGTTATGAACTTGGCGCCATTGCCCGGTTTTGAACTGATCGGAGACCTGTCTGTGAACACAGGTAAGTGGATGCGCAATATGAGTGAGCATCTTGAAACCTGGATTCACAATAAAGAACAGGAGCGCGACTTCTGTGACGTAGAAGAAAAAATGGAGCCGGAACTGGCTGATAAGATCTACGAGCTGGAACGTTGTGTGGAGTGCGGCTGTTGTATCGCTGCCTGTGGTACAGCGCAAATGCGTTCCGACTTTGTGGGTGCCGTAGGTATTAACCAGCTGGCTCGTTTCCGTCTTGATCCGCGTGACGATCGCAGCGATGCCGACTTCTACGAAGTAATTGGTACAGAAGATGGTGTGTTCGGTTGTATGACTCTTTTGGGCTGTGAAGATATGTGCCCGAAAGAGTTGCCACTGGCTCAGCAAATTGCGTTCATGCGCAGAAAAATGGCTTTAGCTAACTAG
- the rpsI gene encoding 30S ribosomal protein S9 — translation MAAEQYYGTGRRKTSTARVFISTGSGKITVNDHPLDEYFGREVARMIVRQPLEATNHAETFDVKVTVKGGGSFGQAGAIRHGLTRALMAYDETLRPTLRTAGYVTRDAREVERKKVGLRKARKKPQFSKR, via the coding sequence ATGGCAGCTGAACAATACTACGGTACGGGTCGACGAAAAACTTCGACCGCACGTGTTTTTATCTCAACCGGTAGCGGCAAAATTACCGTTAACGACCACCCTCTGGACGAATACTTTGGCCGCGAAGTGGCTCGTATGATCGTTCGCCAACCTCTTGAAGCCACTAACCATGCCGAGACTTTCGACGTCAAAGTGACGGTTAAAGGTGGTGGTAGTTTCGGTCAGGCCGGCGCTATTCGTCATGGTTTGACTCGTGCCTTGATGGCGTACGACGAAACTCTGCGTCCAACTCTGCGCACAGCTGGTTACGTTACCCGTGATGCTCGTGAGGTTGAACGTAAGAAAGTGGGTCTGCGTAAAGCGCGTAAGAAGCCACAGTTCTCCAAGCGTTAA